The bacterium genome segment CTAGTCGTCGTCGTTGCTGATCGGAACTCCGTCGGGGTCGGCTTCGTTCAGATTGATCTCGTCGGTCTTTTCGGACTCGACCGGGATCTGCTCGACCTCATCGTCGTCCAGAGAGGGGAGCTTCGCGCTCTTCTTCGCCCTCTTGGTGGTCTTTTTCGCGGCCTTCTTGGTCGTCTTCTTGCGCGTGGACTTTCGCTTCGGCTTCTCGAAGAGCGGCGACTCGCGCTGATCGGCCTGACACTTGGGGCAGAGGGGTTCGGGCTTGTTCAGGTCATAAAACTTGACCGAGCACGAATAACAGACCCACTTCTTGCCCAGTTCCGCCTTCTGGGCGGCATCCATGCTCCCGGTTCCCCTGACCATTGGCTCCCCTCAACGTCGTTTCCCCGCTAATGAGCGCCGGGGCGGAGGGTCATATACCACTCCCTATGGATACGGCAAGCGTCCAGACGGCCTGGCGCAGCGCTCGGCGCGCCAGGCCGTCTGGAAATCACTTCGAAAATTTCGAGAATGCGAC includes the following:
- a CDS encoding TIGR02300 family protein — its product is MDAAQKAELGKKWVCYSCSVKFYDLNKPEPLCPKCQADQRESPLFEKPKRKSTRKKTTKKAAKKTTKRAKKSAKLPSLDDDEVEQIPVESEKTDEINLNEADPDGVPISNDDD